From a region of the Syngnathoides biaculeatus isolate LvHL_M chromosome 2, ASM1980259v1, whole genome shotgun sequence genome:
- the trak2 gene encoding trafficking kinesin-binding protein 2 isoform X3, producing MTKTYNDIEVVTHLLAERDRDLELAARIGQSLLQRNNLLQERNEAVEEQLAQTLDQVHQLQHELSKKDELLRMVASASEECEVTSSASTPLRPPQLASATTAAALSQLESMQCKLQELEEENLALRSEASQLKRDTITYEEKEQRLVSDCVKELRQSNSQMVSMTDELSQKNEELVRHQEEIAQLLSQIVELQHRVKELALEKEELRIHLQASKEAQRQLTAELNELTERNAECVEMLHESQEEIRELRNKNTSPSGIRRHLSYGLYPMDSLAAEIEGTMRRELGVEEETAFQDHRISQKRVFQTVRSANASTSRPPSTTPPIPGSGRNSLVMTTQQFPSAQGDEVHEGQSGSPGGNDLMKALHRLSLRRQNFLSEHQFFKAERDKKLQTLARAEAHDAGSGYSSAMGSMCSSFSNLSDLSIGSSVFKTFLPEKLQIVKPMEGSLTLHHWQQLAKPHLATILDPHPGVVTKGFRPLAQDAVYCLKDMEEDEEDEARAEGEAGVMEKGAAERGKEEDEDEGGIVFQVRCSSTPEEKKDGKLSAAPLPIASLLTARPPSIAETRGQSSHSSLNVSTTSVQSGSHISVRHPVKCQSSTFSTYTFTTCRILHPCDVTQVSESSQTCVNANTPSSMRTGPSTPVTPCRLSLGDSFPVRRPALAASGLAKLVLEKGISAQVSTETPPLCARAAPPRPLLRLLPGTPPNSPSHSPGSECRQHSADNFLASRPAELFLRDVYGLNLGRSPHPDLPSPSRENSARGPPPDPLNVSLLERLRQMRFTKFPQDSPTFVSAGGGSLLDGLRRNQSLPAMIGVRTGKSTGRPSHPPHPTSLALPPPPWGNLKQRCTKVTSSALPRSGDP from the exons GTTCACCAGCTCCAGCATGAGCTCAGTAAGAAGGACGAGCTGCTGCGGATGGTGGCCAGCGCCTCGGAAGAGTGTGAGGTTACATCCAGTGCGTCAACCCCACTGAGGCCGCCCCAGTTAGCCAGTGCAACCACTGCTGCTGCGCTGAGCCAGCTGGAGTCAATGCAGTGTAAGCTCcaggagctggaggaggagaacCTGGCTCTGAGGTCTGAG GCCAGCCAGCTGAAGAGAGATACCATCACCTATGAGGAAAAAGAGCAGAGACTTGTGAGCGACTGCGTCAAGGAGCTCC GCCAGTCCAACAGCCAGATGGTGTCTATGACTGATGAACTGTCCCAGAAGAACGAGGAATTGGTCAGACACCAGGAGGAGATTGCTCAGTTGCTCTCCCAAATTGTTGAGCTGCAACATCGGGTAAAAGAG TTGGCTTTAGAGAAAGAGGAGCTGAGGATCCACTTGCAGGCGTCCAAAGAGGCCCAGAGGCAACTCACAGCAGAG TTGAACGAGCTGACCGAAAGGAACGCAGAGTGTGTCGAAATGCTCCACGAGTCCCAGGAGGAGATCAGGGAGCTTCGTAACAAAAACACTTCCCCGTCTGGCATTCGACGGCATCTCTCCTATGGCCTCTACCCGATG GATTCCTTGGCTGCGGAGATTGAAGGCACTATGAGGAGAGAGCTGGGTGTTGAGGAAGAGACTGCATTTCAGGACCACAG GATTTCCCAGAAGCGAGTCTTCCAGACTGTCCGCTCCGCCAACGCGTCAACATCTCGACCACCTTCGACCACTCCCCCAATTCCTGGTTCTGGTCGGAACTCCCTGGTGATGACTACTCAGCAATTTCCTTCTGCTCAGGG AGATGAGGTTCATGAGGGGCAGTCGGGGTCCCCGGGTGGAAACGACCTCATGAAAGCCCTACATCGTCTGTCGCTGCGGCGGCAGAACTTCTTGTCGGAGCACCAGTTCTTCAAGGCGGAACGGGACAAAAAGCTGCAGACCCTGGCTAGAGCGGAGGCCCACGACGCAGGAAGTGGCTACAGCTCGGCAATGGGCAGCATGTGCTCCTCCTTTTCCAATCTGTCCGACCTCTCCATAGGCTCCAGCGTCTTCAAGACTTTCCTACCAGAGAAGCTTCAGATTGTCAAGCCCATGGAAG GCTCACTGACGCTCCATCATTGGCAGCAGCTAGCCAAACCGCATCTGGCCACCATCTTGGACCCACACCCTGGTGTTGTCACCAAGGGTTTTCGGCCGCTTGCCCAGGATGCCGTTTACTGCCTGAAGGACatggaggaagatgaggaggatgaaGCACGTGCAGAGGGGGAGGCTGGCGTCATGGAAAAAGGAGCAGCAGAGAGAGgtaaagaggaagatgaggatgaaGGTGGCATTGTCTTCCAAGTGCGCTGCTCATCGACGCCTGAGGAGAAGAAAGACGGGAAGCTTTCAGCCGCACCTCTTCCCATCGCCTCCCTCTTAACGGCCCGACCGCCGTCCATCGCTGAGACACGCGGCCAATCATCTCACTCCAGTCTTAACGTTTCCACAACGAGCGTCCAGTCGGGCTCGCACATCTCAG TCCGACATCCAGTCAAATGTCAGAGTTCCACGTTCTCCACGTACACTTTCACCACCTGCCGTATCCTGCACCCTTGTGATGTCACACAAGTCTCTGAAAG TTCACAGACATGTGTCAATGCCAACACGCCCAGCTCCATGAGGACCGGACCCAGTACCCCTGTGACTCCCTGCCGGCTCAGCCTTGGAGACTCCTTCCCTGTTCGGCGTCCCGCTCTGGCTGCCAGCGGTTTGGCCAAGTTGGTCCTGGAGAAAGGCATTTCTGCACAAGTCTCCACAGAAACCCCCCCATTATGTGCAAGAGCCGCACCCCCGCGACCCCTCCTCCGGCTCCTCCCGGGCACGCCCCCCAACTCGCCCTCGCACTCGCCCGGATCCGAGTGCCGCCAGCACTCTGCTGACAATTTCCTGGCGTCGAGGCCGGCGGAGTTGTTCCTGCGAGATGTTTACGGCTTGAATCTCGGCCGCTCGCCGCATCCCGACCTACCGAGCCCCTCCCGTGAAAACTCAGCCCGCGGACCGCCCCCGGATCCGCTTAACGTCAGCCTCTTGGAGAGGCTGCGCCAGATGCGATTTACCAAGTTCCCCCAAGACTCCCCCACCTTTGTGTCGGCAGGCGGGGGGAGCCTACTGGACGGTCTGAGGCGCAACCAAAGCCTCCCAGCGATGATTGGCGTTCGAACGGGAAAGTCGACGGGTCGCCCCTCCCATCCTCCTCACCCCACCTCCCTGGCGCTCCCCCCGCCACCTTGGGGAAACCTCAAACAGAGATGCACAAAGGTCACCTCGAGCGCCCTGCCGCGTTCAGGTGACCCCTGA
- the trim25l gene encoding E3 ubiquitin/ISG15 ligase TRIM25 isoform X3, translating into MSGKLWTEEQFNCPVCLDLPNDPVTIPCGHSYCMGCIKDYWSKDDPKGIYSCPQCRQTFCPRPSLSRNTMLAEAVEQLRKGTPRSEVYKSMRGGLKSKKTLPTSAVQCDLCKGEQRAAVKTCLVCMSSYCESHLQPHQTTKALKEHELIAPTGNLSEKICTQHKYLQEFYCRQCKVFICWLCTTNQHKGHESVSTKAERMDKEKGISEMQAENQKKLKERQQELKDMKKMMDGMKRSAERVHSDCEKVLSELQRSVMRLQELLEEVLDEAGREKMDQAQEVVESLEEEIRELKRRGTQMKDLAQCEDHIYYLQMHESMCSPLELGDLPAVQVNHDASFEPVRDAIVELREQVENLCNVELGKITKKVNDTTLFTLGAASRNRGGLLKLFSALGSRNSNPNHRSSGISITSRSADRRGLGFRGQDVRSRDASREVAQRSPRPRDRQRPNESESVRENNLRPNPRPSPTPSPTLSRRDSPSLWSRSSRSQGAPATPAPTPVSPNPTPAPGPTSTGAFSRMSSISSIFRSRRGNTPALNTAFAGGLPTLSETPTDVNPGLFLDLPTPTANHHTPAFPALREISLDSIQAPEPRERDEFLQYSVNFTLDPNSAHRRLNLSEGNTKATLQAGVAPYPDNPQRFDGWTQVMCGSPLYSQRSYWEVEWRGRGSSMGVAYGSLSRKGSDARAGIGYNAQSWTLELSDTCCLALHDNEKRDIAVSYSPRLGIFVDLAAGTLAFYGVAESMTHLHTFRANFTQPLYAVFGVGSGVGVGLDFALGQFSSTSDSIKLCPM; encoded by the exons ATGAGTGGGAAACTGTGGACGGAAGAGCAGTTTAACTGCCCCGTGTGTCTAGATCTCCCCAACGACCCAGTAACAATTCCCTGCGGGCACAGCTACTGCATGGGCTGTATTAAAGACTACTGGAGCAAGGATGATCCCAAGGGTATCTACAGTTGCCCCCAGTGCCGGCAGACTTTCTGCCCTCGGCCGTCGCTTTCCAGAAACACCATGCTGGCCGAAGCCGTGGAGCAACTCCGGAAAGGAACCCCAAGATCGGAGGTCTACAAGAGCATGCGGGGCGGGTTAAAATCCAAAAAGACTCTGCCCACCTCGGCCGTGCAGTGCGACCTTTGCAAAGGAGAGCAGAGGGCGGCGGTCAAGACCTGCCTGGTCTGCATGAGCTCGTACTGCGAGAGCCACCTGCAGCCTCACCAGACCACCAAGGCCCTGAAAGAGCACGAGCTGATCGCGCCGACGGGCAACTTGTCCGAGAAGATCTGCACTCAACACAAGTACCTGCAGGAGTTCTACTGTCGCCAGTGCAAGGTCTTCATCTGTTGGCTGTGTACAACCAACCAGCACAAAGGTCATGAGAGCGTGTCCACGAAGGCTGAACGCATGGACAAAGAG AAAGGGATTTCCGAGATGCAGGCAGAAAATCAGAAAAAGCTCAAAGAGAGACAGCAGGAGCTGAAGGAcatgaagaagatgatggacgGAATGAAG CGCTCTGCAGAACGCGTTCACAGCGACTGCGAGAAGGTGCTGTCGGAACTCCAGCGCTCAGTGATGAGACTCCAGGAACTGCTAGAGGAGGTTCTGGATGAGGCCGGGCGGGAGAAGATGGATCAGGCTCAGGAGGTCGTTGAGAGCCTGGAGGAAGAAATCAGGGAGCTGAAGAGGAGGGGAACGCAGATGAAGGACCTGGCTCAATGCGAGGACCACATCTACTACCTGCAG ATGCATGAAAGCATGTGCAGTCCGCTTGAGTTGGGCGACCTTCCGGCTGTGCAGGTCAACCATGATGCTTCCTTTGAGCCTGTACGGGATGCCATTGTAGAGctaagagagcaagtggaaaacTTGTGCAACGTGGAGCTCGGCAAGATCACGAAAAAAG TGAACGACACAACGTTATTCACACTGGGTGCTG CCAGTCGCAACAGAGGCGGCCttttaaaat TATTTTCTGCTTTGGGTTCCCGCAACTCGAACCCAAACCACCGTTCATCTG GTATTTCAATTACATCGCGGAGTGCAGATAGACGAGGATTGG GCTTTAGAGGTCAAGACGTGAGGAGCAGAGACGCGTCACGAG AGGTCGCTCAGAGGTCACCCAGACCACGGGACAGACAGAGGCCCAATGAAAGCGAGTCAG TACGGGAGAACAACCTCAGACCCAACCCCAGACCCAGTCCGACCCCGAGCCCGACTCTAAGCCGGAGAGACTCTCCGTCTCTGTGGAGCAGGTCCAGTCGGAGTCAGGGTGCCCCCGCTACTCCCGCTCCGACCCCAGTGAGCCCAAACCCGACTCCTGCTCCTGGGCCAACATCTACTGGAg CTTTTAGCCGGATGTCATCGATCAGCAGCATTTTCCGGTCCCGCCGTGGCAACACACCAGCACTTAACACGGCATTTGCAG GGGGGCTGCCAACGCTGTCTGAAACCCCAACCGATG TTAATCCCGGTCTGTTCTTGGACTTGCCCACCCCAACCGCCAATCATCACACTCCTGCTTTTCCTGCAC TAAGAGAAATCAGCCTTGACAGCATCCAGGCCCCAGAACCAAGGGAAAGAGACGAGTTCCTGCAAT ATTCTGTCAACTTCACCCTGGATCCAAACAGCGCCCACCGTCGCCTGAACCTCTCCGAGGGCAACACCAAAGCCACCCTGCAGGCCGGGGTGGCCCCCTACCCGGACAATCCCCAGCGTTTCGACGGTTGGACTCAGGTCATGTGCGGGAGCCCGCTTTACTCCCAGCGCTCCTACTGGGAGGTGGAGTGGCGAGGCCGAGGGTCCTCCATGGGCGTGGCGTACGGCTCGCTGAGCAGGAAGGGTTCGGACGCCAGGGCGGGGATCGGCTACAACGCCCAGTCGTGGACGCTGGAGCTCTCCGACACTTGCTGCCTAGCGCTGCACGACAACGAGAAGAGAGACATAGCGGTCAGCTACTCTCCCCGTCTGGGCATCTTCGTGGATTTGGCCGCGGGAACGCTGGCGTTCTACGGCGTGGCCGAGAGCATGACGCACCTTCACACGTTTCGGGCCAACTTCACCCAGCCTCTCTACGCGGTCTTTGGGGTGGGGAGTGGAGTCGGAGTGGGTTTGGACTTTGCGCTTGGGCAGTTCAGCTCCACCTCTGATAGTATCAAGTTGTGTCCCATGTGA
- the trim25l gene encoding E3 ubiquitin/ISG15 ligase TRIM25 isoform X2 — protein sequence MSGKLWTEEQFNCPVCLDLPNDPVTIPCGHSYCMGCIKDYWSKDDPKGIYSCPQCRQTFCPRPSLSRNTMLAEAVEQLRKGTPRSEVYKSMRGGLKSKKTLPTSAVQCDLCKGEQRAAVKTCLVCMSSYCESHLQPHQTTKALKEHELIAPTGNLSEKICTQHKYLQEFYCRQCKVFICWLCTTNQHKGHESVSTKAERMDKEKGISEMQAENQKKLKERQQELKDMKKMMDGMKRSAERVHSDCEKVLSELQRSVMRLQELLEEVLDEAGREKMDQAQEVVESLEEEIRELKRRGTQMKDLAQCEDHIYYLQMHESMCSPLELGDLPAVQVNHDASFEPVRDAIVELREQVENLCNVELGKITKKVNDTTLFTLGAASRNRGGLLKLFSALGSRNSNPNHRSSAGISITSRSADRRGLGFRGQDVRSRDASREVAQRSPRPRDRQRPNESESVRENNLRPNPRPSPTPSPTLSRRDSPSLWSRSSRSQGAPATPAPTPVSPNPTPAPGPTSTGAFSRMSSISSIFRSRRGNTPALNTAFAGGLPTLSETPTDVNPGLFLDLPTPTANHHTPAFPALREISLDSIQAPEPRERDEFLQYSVNFTLDPNSAHRRLNLSEGNTKATLQAGVAPYPDNPQRFDGWTQVMCGSPLYSQRSYWEVEWRGRGSSMGVAYGSLSRKGSDARAGIGYNAQSWTLELSDTCCLALHDNEKRDIAVSYSPRLGIFVDLAAGTLAFYGVAESMTHLHTFRANFTQPLYAVFGVGSGVGVGLDFALGQFSSTSDSIKLCPM from the exons ATGAGTGGGAAACTGTGGACGGAAGAGCAGTTTAACTGCCCCGTGTGTCTAGATCTCCCCAACGACCCAGTAACAATTCCCTGCGGGCACAGCTACTGCATGGGCTGTATTAAAGACTACTGGAGCAAGGATGATCCCAAGGGTATCTACAGTTGCCCCCAGTGCCGGCAGACTTTCTGCCCTCGGCCGTCGCTTTCCAGAAACACCATGCTGGCCGAAGCCGTGGAGCAACTCCGGAAAGGAACCCCAAGATCGGAGGTCTACAAGAGCATGCGGGGCGGGTTAAAATCCAAAAAGACTCTGCCCACCTCGGCCGTGCAGTGCGACCTTTGCAAAGGAGAGCAGAGGGCGGCGGTCAAGACCTGCCTGGTCTGCATGAGCTCGTACTGCGAGAGCCACCTGCAGCCTCACCAGACCACCAAGGCCCTGAAAGAGCACGAGCTGATCGCGCCGACGGGCAACTTGTCCGAGAAGATCTGCACTCAACACAAGTACCTGCAGGAGTTCTACTGTCGCCAGTGCAAGGTCTTCATCTGTTGGCTGTGTACAACCAACCAGCACAAAGGTCATGAGAGCGTGTCCACGAAGGCTGAACGCATGGACAAAGAG AAAGGGATTTCCGAGATGCAGGCAGAAAATCAGAAAAAGCTCAAAGAGAGACAGCAGGAGCTGAAGGAcatgaagaagatgatggacgGAATGAAG CGCTCTGCAGAACGCGTTCACAGCGACTGCGAGAAGGTGCTGTCGGAACTCCAGCGCTCAGTGATGAGACTCCAGGAACTGCTAGAGGAGGTTCTGGATGAGGCCGGGCGGGAGAAGATGGATCAGGCTCAGGAGGTCGTTGAGAGCCTGGAGGAAGAAATCAGGGAGCTGAAGAGGAGGGGAACGCAGATGAAGGACCTGGCTCAATGCGAGGACCACATCTACTACCTGCAG ATGCATGAAAGCATGTGCAGTCCGCTTGAGTTGGGCGACCTTCCGGCTGTGCAGGTCAACCATGATGCTTCCTTTGAGCCTGTACGGGATGCCATTGTAGAGctaagagagcaagtggaaaacTTGTGCAACGTGGAGCTCGGCAAGATCACGAAAAAAG TGAACGACACAACGTTATTCACACTGGGTGCTG CCAGTCGCAACAGAGGCGGCCttttaaaat TATTTTCTGCTTTGGGTTCCCGCAACTCGAACCCAAACCACCGTTCATCTG CAGGTATTTCAATTACATCGCGGAGTGCAGATAGACGAGGATTGG GCTTTAGAGGTCAAGACGTGAGGAGCAGAGACGCGTCACGAG AGGTCGCTCAGAGGTCACCCAGACCACGGGACAGACAGAGGCCCAATGAAAGCGAGTCAG TACGGGAGAACAACCTCAGACCCAACCCCAGACCCAGTCCGACCCCGAGCCCGACTCTAAGCCGGAGAGACTCTCCGTCTCTGTGGAGCAGGTCCAGTCGGAGTCAGGGTGCCCCCGCTACTCCCGCTCCGACCCCAGTGAGCCCAAACCCGACTCCTGCTCCTGGGCCAACATCTACTGGAg CTTTTAGCCGGATGTCATCGATCAGCAGCATTTTCCGGTCCCGCCGTGGCAACACACCAGCACTTAACACGGCATTTGCAG GGGGGCTGCCAACGCTGTCTGAAACCCCAACCGATG TTAATCCCGGTCTGTTCTTGGACTTGCCCACCCCAACCGCCAATCATCACACTCCTGCTTTTCCTGCAC TAAGAGAAATCAGCCTTGACAGCATCCAGGCCCCAGAACCAAGGGAAAGAGACGAGTTCCTGCAAT ATTCTGTCAACTTCACCCTGGATCCAAACAGCGCCCACCGTCGCCTGAACCTCTCCGAGGGCAACACCAAAGCCACCCTGCAGGCCGGGGTGGCCCCCTACCCGGACAATCCCCAGCGTTTCGACGGTTGGACTCAGGTCATGTGCGGGAGCCCGCTTTACTCCCAGCGCTCCTACTGGGAGGTGGAGTGGCGAGGCCGAGGGTCCTCCATGGGCGTGGCGTACGGCTCGCTGAGCAGGAAGGGTTCGGACGCCAGGGCGGGGATCGGCTACAACGCCCAGTCGTGGACGCTGGAGCTCTCCGACACTTGCTGCCTAGCGCTGCACGACAACGAGAAGAGAGACATAGCGGTCAGCTACTCTCCCCGTCTGGGCATCTTCGTGGATTTGGCCGCGGGAACGCTGGCGTTCTACGGCGTGGCCGAGAGCATGACGCACCTTCACACGTTTCGGGCCAACTTCACCCAGCCTCTCTACGCGGTCTTTGGGGTGGGGAGTGGAGTCGGAGTGGGTTTGGACTTTGCGCTTGGGCAGTTCAGCTCCACCTCTGATAGTATCAAGTTGTGTCCCATGTGA
- the trim25l gene encoding E3 ubiquitin/ISG15 ligase TRIM25 isoform X1 — MSGKLWTEEQFNCPVCLDLPNDPVTIPCGHSYCMGCIKDYWSKDDPKGIYSCPQCRQTFCPRPSLSRNTMLAEAVEQLRKGTPRSEVYKSMRGGLKSKKTLPTSAVQCDLCKGEQRAAVKTCLVCMSSYCESHLQPHQTTKALKEHELIAPTGNLSEKICTQHKYLQEFYCRQCKVFICWLCTTNQHKGHESVSTKAERMDKEKGISEMQAENQKKLKERQQELKDMKKMMDGMKRSAERVHSDCEKVLSELQRSVMRLQELLEEVLDEAGREKMDQAQEVVESLEEEIRELKRRGTQMKDLAQCEDHIYYLQMHESMCSPLELGDLPAVQVNHDASFEPVRDAIVELREQVENLCNVELGKITKKVNDTTLFTLGAASRNRGGLLKLFSALGSRNSNPNHRSSAGISITSRSADRRGLGNNSHQMYKGWGLGVPRSVQSDTIVIAGFRGQDVRSRDASREVAQRSPRPRDRQRPNESESVRENNLRPNPRPSPTPSPTLSRRDSPSLWSRSSRSQGAPATPAPTPVSPNPTPAPGPTSTGAFSRMSSISSIFRSRRGNTPALNTAFAGGLPTLSETPTDVNPGLFLDLPTPTANHHTPAFPALREISLDSIQAPEPRERDEFLQYSVNFTLDPNSAHRRLNLSEGNTKATLQAGVAPYPDNPQRFDGWTQVMCGSPLYSQRSYWEVEWRGRGSSMGVAYGSLSRKGSDARAGIGYNAQSWTLELSDTCCLALHDNEKRDIAVSYSPRLGIFVDLAAGTLAFYGVAESMTHLHTFRANFTQPLYAVFGVGSGVGVGLDFALGQFSSTSDSIKLCPM; from the exons ATGAGTGGGAAACTGTGGACGGAAGAGCAGTTTAACTGCCCCGTGTGTCTAGATCTCCCCAACGACCCAGTAACAATTCCCTGCGGGCACAGCTACTGCATGGGCTGTATTAAAGACTACTGGAGCAAGGATGATCCCAAGGGTATCTACAGTTGCCCCCAGTGCCGGCAGACTTTCTGCCCTCGGCCGTCGCTTTCCAGAAACACCATGCTGGCCGAAGCCGTGGAGCAACTCCGGAAAGGAACCCCAAGATCGGAGGTCTACAAGAGCATGCGGGGCGGGTTAAAATCCAAAAAGACTCTGCCCACCTCGGCCGTGCAGTGCGACCTTTGCAAAGGAGAGCAGAGGGCGGCGGTCAAGACCTGCCTGGTCTGCATGAGCTCGTACTGCGAGAGCCACCTGCAGCCTCACCAGACCACCAAGGCCCTGAAAGAGCACGAGCTGATCGCGCCGACGGGCAACTTGTCCGAGAAGATCTGCACTCAACACAAGTACCTGCAGGAGTTCTACTGTCGCCAGTGCAAGGTCTTCATCTGTTGGCTGTGTACAACCAACCAGCACAAAGGTCATGAGAGCGTGTCCACGAAGGCTGAACGCATGGACAAAGAG AAAGGGATTTCCGAGATGCAGGCAGAAAATCAGAAAAAGCTCAAAGAGAGACAGCAGGAGCTGAAGGAcatgaagaagatgatggacgGAATGAAG CGCTCTGCAGAACGCGTTCACAGCGACTGCGAGAAGGTGCTGTCGGAACTCCAGCGCTCAGTGATGAGACTCCAGGAACTGCTAGAGGAGGTTCTGGATGAGGCCGGGCGGGAGAAGATGGATCAGGCTCAGGAGGTCGTTGAGAGCCTGGAGGAAGAAATCAGGGAGCTGAAGAGGAGGGGAACGCAGATGAAGGACCTGGCTCAATGCGAGGACCACATCTACTACCTGCAG ATGCATGAAAGCATGTGCAGTCCGCTTGAGTTGGGCGACCTTCCGGCTGTGCAGGTCAACCATGATGCTTCCTTTGAGCCTGTACGGGATGCCATTGTAGAGctaagagagcaagtggaaaacTTGTGCAACGTGGAGCTCGGCAAGATCACGAAAAAAG TGAACGACACAACGTTATTCACACTGGGTGCTG CCAGTCGCAACAGAGGCGGCCttttaaaat TATTTTCTGCTTTGGGTTCCCGCAACTCGAACCCAAACCACCGTTCATCTG CAGGTATTTCAATTACATCGCGGAGTGCAGATAGACGAGGATTGGGTAATAACAGTCACCAGATGTATAaagggtgggggttgggggtgccTCGTAGTGTTCAATCTGACACGATCGTTATTGCAGGCTTTAGAGGTCAAGACGTGAGGAGCAGAGACGCGTCACGAG AGGTCGCTCAGAGGTCACCCAGACCACGGGACAGACAGAGGCCCAATGAAAGCGAGTCAG TACGGGAGAACAACCTCAGACCCAACCCCAGACCCAGTCCGACCCCGAGCCCGACTCTAAGCCGGAGAGACTCTCCGTCTCTGTGGAGCAGGTCCAGTCGGAGTCAGGGTGCCCCCGCTACTCCCGCTCCGACCCCAGTGAGCCCAAACCCGACTCCTGCTCCTGGGCCAACATCTACTGGAg CTTTTAGCCGGATGTCATCGATCAGCAGCATTTTCCGGTCCCGCCGTGGCAACACACCAGCACTTAACACGGCATTTGCAG GGGGGCTGCCAACGCTGTCTGAAACCCCAACCGATG TTAATCCCGGTCTGTTCTTGGACTTGCCCACCCCAACCGCCAATCATCACACTCCTGCTTTTCCTGCAC TAAGAGAAATCAGCCTTGACAGCATCCAGGCCCCAGAACCAAGGGAAAGAGACGAGTTCCTGCAAT ATTCTGTCAACTTCACCCTGGATCCAAACAGCGCCCACCGTCGCCTGAACCTCTCCGAGGGCAACACCAAAGCCACCCTGCAGGCCGGGGTGGCCCCCTACCCGGACAATCCCCAGCGTTTCGACGGTTGGACTCAGGTCATGTGCGGGAGCCCGCTTTACTCCCAGCGCTCCTACTGGGAGGTGGAGTGGCGAGGCCGAGGGTCCTCCATGGGCGTGGCGTACGGCTCGCTGAGCAGGAAGGGTTCGGACGCCAGGGCGGGGATCGGCTACAACGCCCAGTCGTGGACGCTGGAGCTCTCCGACACTTGCTGCCTAGCGCTGCACGACAACGAGAAGAGAGACATAGCGGTCAGCTACTCTCCCCGTCTGGGCATCTTCGTGGATTTGGCCGCGGGAACGCTGGCGTTCTACGGCGTGGCCGAGAGCATGACGCACCTTCACACGTTTCGGGCCAACTTCACCCAGCCTCTCTACGCGGTCTTTGGGGTGGGGAGTGGAGTCGGAGTGGGTTTGGACTTTGCGCTTGGGCAGTTCAGCTCCACCTCTGATAGTATCAAGTTGTGTCCCATGTGA